DNA sequence from the Pedobacter sp. W3I1 genome:
ATATAGATGTAAATCAGTTTGTAGAGCACTTTACAGTTGGTAAAGACCGCGAACTGGATCTGCAGATGGCAAAATTTGATGTCTTGGGCTCTTTGGCACATACCCAAATGTTAGAAACCATTAATTTGCTCACAGCTGAAGAACTAAAAATGGTTCAGCAAGAATTGAAAAATATTTATGCTGAAATTGAAACTGGAAACTTCACCATCGAAGACAGCGTAGAAGATGTGCACTCGCAGGTTGAATGGTTACTTACGCAACGCATTGGCGAAGCAGGTAAAAAAATCCATAGTGGCCGTTCGCGTAACGATCAGGTTCTGGTTGATTTAAAACTGTTCTTTAGGGCCTGTATAGAAGATATGGTTGGCCAAACTTCAACACTATTTAACCAGTTAATTGAATTAAGCAATACACACAAAGATAAATTAGTTCCTGGTTATACGCATTTACAGATTGCCATGCCATCGTCTTTTGGACTATGGTTTGGTGCTTATGCGGAAAGCCTGGCAGATGATATGGAGCTGATGTTGGCTGCGTGGAAAATCTGCAATAAAAACCCTTTGGGCTCTGCAGCAGGTTATGGCTCTTCATTCCCGTTAAATAGAACCTTAACTACCGAGTTATTAGGCTTTGAAAGCTTAAACTATAATGTAGTTTATGCGCAGATGGGCAGAGGTAAAACAGAAAGAATTTTAGCACAGGCGATGAGTGCTGTTGCCGCAACTTTAGCTAAAATGGCGATGGATGTATGTTTGTTCATCAATCAGAATTTCGGATTCATTAGTTTTCCGGCAGAACTGACCACAGGTTCGAGTATTATGCCGCACAAGAAAAACCCTGACGTTTTTGAGTTGATCCGTTCGCGTTGCAATAAAATTCAGGCTTTACCGAACGAAATTGCCATGATGATTACCAATTTGCCATCAGGCTATCACCGTGATTTACAATTGCTAAAAGAAAATCTTTTCCCAGCGATTACTTCATTAAACGAATGTTTGGAGATCGCCACTTTTATGTTCCAGAACATCACGATAAAAGATGATATTTTGAAAGATAAAAAATACGACTACCTGTTTAGCGTTGAAGTGGTGAATGATCTGGCTTTGCAAGGTATTCCATTTAGAGAGGCTTATAAAATTGTTGGCGAACAGATAGAAAATGGTACTTTTGCACCTTCTGGCCAAATAAATCATACACATGAGGGGAGCATTGGCAACCTTTGTAACGAGCAGATTACTGCAGCAATGCACGATGTTTTATCTCAATTTGGTTTCAGAAAAGTGAATAAAGCTATAGAAGATTTAATTCGCTAATTATAAAGGCGATAATAATAATAATATATGAAAGTTTCAGTATTGGCCAATTCATTAATTGGCTCAGAAATTATAAAAATCGGTAATGAGGTTAACGAAATGAAGCGCAAAGGTGCTTCGATCGCTAACTTAACTATAGGCGATTTTGACGCAAACATTTACCCAATCCCAACCGAATTAAAGGCCGGGATTGTGGAGGCATACCATGCCAACCAAACCAATTATCCACCTGCTGATGGTGTTTTACCTTTACGTGAAACGGTTTCGGAATTATTAAAAGATAGATTTGGGTTGGAGTATAACACCAGTAGCATTTTAGTTTCCGGTGGTTCACGCCCTTTAATTTATGCTACTTATCTGGCGTTGATTGATCCTGGAGATACCGTGGTTTTCCCCGCTCCATCCTGGAACAACAACCACTACTCGCACTTAACTTCTGCAAAGACAATTGCGGTAGAAACCGATGCTACGCATAATTTTATGCCAACGGCTGCGCAATTAAAACCACATTTAAAAGGGGCAACCTTATTGGCCTTGTGTTCGCCATTAAACCCAACAGGAACCATGTTCAATGCAGATTCATTAGCTGAAATCTGCGATGCAGTTTTAGAGGAAAATGCAACAAGGGGTGCTGATGAAAAGCCATTGTACATGATGTACGATCAAATTTATTCGCTTTTAACTTTCGGAAAAGAGCATGTAAATCCAGTTTCTTTACGTCCGGCAATGAGACCATTTACTGTTTTTGTTGATGGTAGCTCGAAATGTTTGGCTGCAACGGGTGTACGTGTAGGCTGGGGTTTTGGTCCGGAGGATATTATCAATAGAATGAAGGCTTTGGTTGGCCATATGGGTGCCTGGGCACCAAAAGCTGAGCAAGTAGCCATGTCAAACTATTTTAATGATAAAACACAGGTTGATACTTTTTTAACCAGTTTTAAAGGTCAGATCCAAGACAGTTTAAATGCGCTTTACAACGGGTTTAACGAGTTGAAAAGTGAAGGTTTTAACGTTGATGCCGTGGAGCCAATGGGGGCCATTTATTTAACCATTAAAATCGATTATATCGGGAAAACTACTGAAGACGGTCAGATTTTAAAAGACAGTGCAGATGTAAACTTCTATCTGATCAAAGAAGCAGGAGCAGCTTTGGTCCCATTCTCTGCTTTCGGAAATGAAGATAGCATGCCATGGTTTAGGGCATCGGTTGGTGCCTGTACTTTGCAGGATATTAAAGACATGTTGCCAAGAATTAAAACGGCTTTGAGTAAGTTGAAATAATTACCTATAGATCAATGTAAGCGCTTTTTTTGGAAAGCAATTGTAGTGCTAATAGGTTATTATAGCCCTGCTTTTTGTTCCAACAAAAGCTGAAAAAGCTGTTGTTTCCACTTCAATCAGGTTTATTTAACTTAAGGTTGTACTGATCGGTTTCAGTAAAATGTATCAAAAAACTTCTTCAAAATTAATTGAGGAGGTTTTTTGCTTTTGAATCTTTTGATAGACACTATTTAAGTTTGAAGGTTTTATTTAATAATCCTTAAATTTGTATATTAGTTTAAAATCACATTTATATGGAAACTTACCTTGTACACCCAGATAAAATGCAAGAAAAAGCTTTAAAGGCATTTCTTAAAGCTTTAGAAGTTCCTTATGAAATAAAAAAGAACGATGCCTTGCCCGAGCATGTTAAGTCGGGAATAAGGCAAGGACAAGATGACATCAAAGCTGGAAAAAGCTTTTCTTTAGCAGAATTTAAAGAAAAAATCTCGACAATCTGATGGCCCTGTCTGTAGTCATATCAGAAACAGCATTAAAAACTTTTGAGTCAATCTGTGCTCAAATACATGAAAGACTAGGAGCAAAAGCAGTAAGTGATTTTAAAAAGAATACCATTAAAACCTTAGAGCTAATTGGTCATTCACCTTATATTTTTAAAGAAACTGAATTTGACCCTAATATTAGGCAAGGATTAATTAAAAAGCTCTCCTCTGTGTTTTATGAGATTAAGCCCAATAGAATTGAAGTTCTTTTCTTTTGGGATAATAGGCAAGAACCGATGTTCCTCTAACTTTTTATTCGAAATAAGGCAAAAAACCTCGTAGGTTTTTAAAACCCATGAAGTTAATTTAGACTCCGACTAATGACTTTGGACTTAAGACTCAGAACTCCCAACTAATCCTCCCTGCTTCCATCATCAGCCATTCTCACCATTTTAGGTTCAAATTTTGCCACTACATCAACCAGTTCGGTTTGCGCAGCCATCACTTTATTGATGTCTTTATAAGCCATTGGTGCTTCATCTAAACCTGCGCCAATTAAAGTAACATTATGAGCCTTCAAAATCGCTTTTATATCCGATTTCGTTATCGATTGAATAGCCTTGGTTCTGCTCATTTGTCTACCCGCACCATGAGAGGCTGAATTGATCGCGCTCATTTCACCTTTACCACGCACTAAAAACCCCGGTGCCGTCATACTTCCTGGAATAATTCCCATTACGCCTTTTCCTGCTGGTGTAGCACCTTTTCGGTGAACAATTACTTCTTCACCATCTAGCATTTCTTTCCAGGCAAAATTATGGTGGTTTTCTACCTTGGCCAAAACTTTAGCACCAATGGCTTTGGTTAATCTTTTATGGATCACCTCATGACAGGCAGAGGCATAATCACCGGCTAAATTCATGGCAATCCAATACTCTTGTCCTTCGGCAGAATTTAGATCCAAATAAGCCAGATTTGCTGCCTCTTTAGGAAGCTTACAGATATCTTTCGCCAGTTTGGTATAATGGACAGCAATGGTTGCCCCAAATCCACGTGATCCTGAGTGCGTAAGTAACGCAACGTAACGGCCTTTATCAATATTCAAAATTTCATCACGCTCGGCAAAATCAATAATCCCCCATTCTACAAAGTGATTTCCACCACCCGAAGTACCCAGTTGTGCCCAAGCCTTTCCATGTAAATTTTTAAGAAAAGAAGTAGCGTTGAAAGCCTCGTTTTCTAAAACATCATGATCAGCTCTTTCATTACCTTTAAAATTTTGACCCGCACCAAATTTGGTGAAAGCAATTAATTCGCGTTTATACATGGCATCTTTCCCGAAATAATGTTTCTCTGGAATATCAAAAATACTTAAAGCCATTCTACAACCGATATCTACACCTACACCATAAGGGATAATTGCATTTCTAGTCGCTAATACACCGCCAATTGGTAAACCATAGCCTTGGTGGGCATCGGGCATTAATGCCCCAGCTACCGAAACAGGCAGTTTCATGGCAATATCCATTTGGTTTCGGGCACCTTCTTCTATATAATCGGCACCGAAAATTGAATAATCTTTAGCGTTGTCGATCAGTTCAATGGTCCCGTCTGATTTTGGATTGGCTTCCTCGATCACTGCCGTTGCCAATACACTTAATACCTCGTCATCCAAAAAACTTTCCGGATAATCTTTTACTTTTTTAAATAAGGCCAATAATTCTTTTTCTTCAATATCCGTGAACTTTTCATTCAGGATACCTAAAGCCAGGCCGACTATTTTTCCTTCGGAATAACCTAATTCGATCAGGTCTTTTCCTGTTATGTTATTGTTCATTGTTTTAATTGGCATATAGCTCAGTTCTCATCTCAATAAGTAGCATCTCAATTAACTTAGCATGTGGTTTATCCTGAAGCTTACTTTTTGTTGTTTCTTGTTCTATTTGTAGCATTAGTTTTTCTGCCATTTTTAATACTTCCTCGTAATCAAGTTCTCCTCTTTTTATTAAAAGCAACTCATCCCGATTTTGTCTTTTTACATTTAGTTCTCCATCGCGTACAATCTCGAGCGCTACTTGCAAAAGCCTAATGGTATGCATCATGTTTTTGGCATCATAATCTTTGCCATGGCTTTTATTTAAGCTGTACCTGTCTTCATTTCGTTTTTCTACCCAATCCCAATATTCATTGTACTCTTTGCAGTAAGATGAATAGCTATCCTTATTGAAAAACAAATAGGCAATTTCTTGTTCTCCTGCAGGTATTGACGAGACCGATACTTCATTTGCCGTTTCCTTATTTGCAATCCCCTTATAATTCAATTTCTTCTCCGGATCATAAAACAAAGCATACAGATCTTTAGCATTTGGAATTTTCGATAATCCACAATCAGCTTTCGAAATAGCATTTTTTGCAAGCCAGGTTTTCGCTTTTACAGATGAATAGTTTACTGTGATGAAACAAAAATCCAATATTGTTTTCCGGATTTTAGGCATCGGATTTAATATTTTTTTGTTTAATCCTTTTGCTTTTCTAATTTGTGTTAAAGCATAGCCACCAAAAGTATCCTTACATAACTTGGATAAAATCATGTCAATATTTAGCTTCCCCATTATCGGATGCTTGTATAGGATGCATTCTTCCGGTGTTGCCAAGATTTCCACAATATTTGGATTGTTCTTAATCAATAATTCAATAAAACGGCCAATTTCATAATAAACCTCATCATTAGTTTCATTGCTGATCTGTGGGATATACTTCAGACCAAAAAACATCTCTTTTGGTATATAGTAAATCCCTTTAATATCGGTATCTGATTGTGGAGTATCCAATCCATAAGCTTTGCTACCACTTAAACACTCAAATAAGAGTAGGTTTTTATCCTTTATATCTTTAATCGTCATAATGGTTTATTGTATTTCTAAAAAAGATATCAAGCATTTCCGTATCAAAACTTTCTTTTGGTAAATCTTTAGCGCCTTCGGTACACTTTTTAAATTCATCATCAATATAGCTACTTAGCTCTGGATGTATTTTAATAATATATCCCTCTGCAGAGGTTGCCTTTAGTACAATCAAGTCTTTTACTAAAGTTTGGAGATGTTCTGGCA
Encoded proteins:
- a CDS encoding RtcB family protein, producing the protein MNNNITGKDLIELGYSEGKIVGLALGILNEKFTDIEEKELLALFKKVKDYPESFLDDEVLSVLATAVIEEANPKSDGTIELIDNAKDYSIFGADYIEEGARNQMDIAMKLPVSVAGALMPDAHQGYGLPIGGVLATRNAIIPYGVGVDIGCRMALSIFDIPEKHYFGKDAMYKRELIAFTKFGAGQNFKGNERADHDVLENEAFNATSFLKNLHGKAWAQLGTSGGGNHFVEWGIIDFAERDEILNIDKGRYVALLTHSGSRGFGATIAVHYTKLAKDICKLPKEAANLAYLDLNSAEGQEYWIAMNLAGDYASACHEVIHKRLTKAIGAKVLAKVENHHNFAWKEMLDGEEVIVHRKGATPAGKGVMGIIPGSMTAPGFLVRGKGEMSAINSASHGAGRQMSRTKAIQSITKSDIKAILKAHNVTLIGAGLDEAPMAYKDINKVMAAQTELVDVVAKFEPKMVRMADDGSRED
- a CDS encoding type II toxin-antitoxin system RelE/ParE family toxin, producing MALSVVISETALKTFESICAQIHERLGAKAVSDFKKNTIKTLELIGHSPYIFKETEFDPNIRQGLIKKLSSVFYEIKPNRIEVLFFWDNRQEPMFL
- a CDS encoding DNA polymerase beta superfamily protein is translated as MTIKDIKDKNLLLFECLSGSKAYGLDTPQSDTDIKGIYYIPKEMFFGLKYIPQISNETNDEVYYEIGRFIELLIKNNPNIVEILATPEECILYKHPIMGKLNIDMILSKLCKDTFGGYALTQIRKAKGLNKKILNPMPKIRKTILDFCFITVNYSSVKAKTWLAKNAISKADCGLSKIPNAKDLYALFYDPEKKLNYKGIANKETANEVSVSSIPAGEQEIAYLFFNKDSYSSYCKEYNEYWDWVEKRNEDRYSLNKSHGKDYDAKNMMHTIRLLQVALEIVRDGELNVKRQNRDELLLIKRGELDYEEVLKMAEKLMLQIEQETTKSKLQDKPHAKLIEMLLIEMRTELYAN
- a CDS encoding pyridoxal phosphate-dependent aminotransferase; amino-acid sequence: MKVSVLANSLIGSEIIKIGNEVNEMKRKGASIANLTIGDFDANIYPIPTELKAGIVEAYHANQTNYPPADGVLPLRETVSELLKDRFGLEYNTSSILVSGGSRPLIYATYLALIDPGDTVVFPAPSWNNNHYSHLTSAKTIAVETDATHNFMPTAAQLKPHLKGATLLALCSPLNPTGTMFNADSLAEICDAVLEENATRGADEKPLYMMYDQIYSLLTFGKEHVNPVSLRPAMRPFTVFVDGSSKCLAATGVRVGWGFGPEDIINRMKALVGHMGAWAPKAEQVAMSNYFNDKTQVDTFLTSFKGQIQDSLNALYNGFNELKSEGFNVDAVEPMGAIYLTIKIDYIGKTTEDGQILKDSADVNFYLIKEAGAALVPFSAFGNEDSMPWFRASVGACTLQDIKDMLPRIKTALSKLK
- a CDS encoding DUF2683 family protein encodes the protein METYLVHPDKMQEKALKAFLKALEVPYEIKKNDALPEHVKSGIRQGQDDIKAGKSFSLAEFKEKISTI
- the argH gene encoding argininosuccinate lyase, producing the protein MKIWQKNIDVNQFVEHFTVGKDRELDLQMAKFDVLGSLAHTQMLETINLLTAEELKMVQQELKNIYAEIETGNFTIEDSVEDVHSQVEWLLTQRIGEAGKKIHSGRSRNDQVLVDLKLFFRACIEDMVGQTSTLFNQLIELSNTHKDKLVPGYTHLQIAMPSSFGLWFGAYAESLADDMELMLAAWKICNKNPLGSAAGYGSSFPLNRTLTTELLGFESLNYNVVYAQMGRGKTERILAQAMSAVAATLAKMAMDVCLFINQNFGFISFPAELTTGSSIMPHKKNPDVFELIRSRCNKIQALPNEIAMMITNLPSGYHRDLQLLKENLFPAITSLNECLEIATFMFQNITIKDDILKDKKYDYLFSVEVVNDLALQGIPFREAYKIVGEQIENGTFAPSGQINHTHEGSIGNLCNEQITAAMHDVLSQFGFRKVNKAIEDLIR